In Rosa chinensis cultivar Old Blush chromosome 1, RchiOBHm-V2, whole genome shotgun sequence, a genomic segment contains:
- the LOC121052996 gene encoding uncharacterized protein LOC121052996, translating into MKTENTRAKDDKAYSRLHGMERNPDWNVFLNIFHLLLCQATIKAIYTNLNDRERCMITRKTSQGKLIPLDSEIERTCRSNRKQTKETCLPIDGPTAGSTSSQGEEDREKYTPSHSPAHSVHEDEEEQFEEPPKVEMAGARPLKDAFVPTTSESPSCIDYTPDGNHAYSIPVQLINSLPEYMGSPSEDPNVHIREFLDICKLQTIQHLPPEGLRLLLFPFSLKDDAKRWLYSLPAGIITSWDEMVKKFLKQYFPAQLTRKLRREIQNFCQTDGDTLYKAWEEFKELQRKCPHHNFALDDLVQYFYDGLDTVNRGSVDSACGGTFMNKTGRQAYDLIEDLADNNRQFHARDKRARGRGVYELDTKNGMQNQMVALERKLDMLVNVMSNGSKASPQVCSICSYSDHTTDRCPMSTLSEEQVNFVGQPRHKYDPYSNTYNPGWKDHPNFRWNNNDNVVRSTQGVYNTPPGFQAPRQQAHQQAPPQQASSKSLEDMLKEMALHTSTFMQETKAQFKEQGQSIKNLERQVGQLASNMQNRPPGTLPSTTVPNPKGESVAELHAMTLRSGKQLEEPIRAIEKFQEALEEEKESKNEAENIKNQNLAIHRPVGETRRPVDGLCVPGSEAHRPVGETRRPVVTENSDFDHLKEICQPVKNRGTPNLSLNSFKANNDASIPMSSCIPFPRRFMNSKKEQHEKDILETFRKVQVNIPLLDAIKQVPKYAKFLKELCINKRRYKDKETVALSEEVSAVLLRKLPPKLKDPGRFTIPCTIGERRFEKALLDLGASINLMPYTMYETLKLGELKDTQVTIQLADRSIAHPKGIVEDVLVQAGELIFPADFFVLEMELEPMPYDLPLILGRLFMRTARTKIDVYEGTLTMEFDGDIICFNIFEAMRYPNDVHTCFSIDAFDYLVQDTFNASVGEDKLKSTLELGLEQNDFQLVKGGTST; encoded by the exons atgaaaactgaaaacacAAGAGCGAAAGACGACAAGGCATACTCAAGGCTGCATGGAATGGAGAGAAACCCAGATTGGAATGTGTTCTTGAACATATTTCACTTGCTTCTATGTCAAGCTACAATTAAAGCCATTTACACAAATTTGAATGATAGAGAAAG gtgTATGATTACTCGGAAAACTTCACAAGGCAAACTCATTCCTTTGGATTCTGAGATAGAACGCACTTGCAGGTCGAATAGGAAGCAAACGAAGGAAACGTGTTTGCCAATTGACGGCCCAACGGCGGGTTCTACATCTTCACAGGGAGAGGAGGACCGAGAGAAGTACACACCTTCACATTCACCTGCGCATTCGGTGCACGAAGACGAAGAGGAACAGTTCGAGGAACCCCCCAAAGTTGAGATGGCTGGAGCAAGACCACTGAAGGATGCCTTCGTCCCAACAACTTCTGAATCTCCTTCATGCATTGATTATACACCGGACGGCAATCATGCCTATTCCATTCCTGTGCAGTTGATTAACTCATTGCCCGAATATATGGGATCCCCATCTGAGGACCCTAATGTTCACATTAGGGAATTCTTGGACATATGCAAATTGCAGACCATTCAGCATCTGCCTCCTGAAGGCCTTAGGTTACTTCTTTTCCCATTTTCGTTAAAAGATGATGCTAAGCGTTGGCTATACTCTCTACCTGCAGGTATTATCACATCTTGGGATGAAATGGTCAAGAAGTTCCTTAAGCAGTACTTTCCAGCCCAACTGACAAGGAAGCTGAGAAGAGAAATACAAAATTTCTGTCAAACGGATGGAGATACTCTATATAAGGCATGGGAGGAATTTAAGGAGCTGCAGAGGAAGTGCCCCCATCATAATTTTGCTCTGGATGACTTGGTTCAATATTTCTATGATGGTTTGGACACGGTCAATAGGGGTAGCGTGGACTCGGCCTGTGGAGGGACATTCATGAATAAGACTGGCCGGCAAGCATATGATCTCATTGAAGACTTGGCTGATAACAATCGGCAATTCCACGCAAGGGATAAGCGAGCAAGAGGTCGTGGAGTTTATGAGCTTGACACTAAGAATGGGATGCAAAATCAAATGGTAGCCTTGGAGAGAAAACTCGATATGTTAGTGAATGTCATGAGCAATGGGTCTAAGGCATCACCTCAGGTATGCTCTATTTGTTCATATTCTGACCATACTACTGATAGGTGTCCTATGTCTACTTTGTCTGAGGAACAGGTAAACTTTGTGGGGCAACCAAGGCACAAGTATGACCCCTACTCGAACAcatacaatcctggatggaagGATCACCCTAACTTCCGTTGGAACAACAATGATAATGTGGTTCGGTCTACTCAAGGTGTCTATAACACGCCACCTGGTTTCCAAGCCCCTAGACAACAAGCACATCAACAAGCTCCACCTCAACAAGCTTCAAGCAAATCATTGGAGGATATGCTCAAGGAGATGGCACTTCATACCTCTACATTCATGCAAGAGACCAAAGCTCAATTTAAGGAGCAAGGGCAATCAATCAAGAACTTAGAAAGACAAGTTGGGCAACTTGCAAGTAATATGCAAAATAGGCCTCCCGGCACTCTTCCAAGCACAACTGTGCCTAATCCTAAGGGTGAGAGTGTTGCGGAGCTGCATGCCATGACTTTGAGAAGTGGAAAGCAATTGGAGGAACCAATAAGAGCCATAGAGAAGTTTCAAGAAGCTttggaggaagaaaaagaatccAAAAACGAAGCTGAAaatatcaaaaatcaaaatttggcaATCCACCGACCAGTCGGCGAAACTCGCCGACCGGTCGACGGGTTATGTGTTCCGGGATCAGAAGCTCACCGACCAGTCGGCGAAACCCGCCGACCAGTCGTCACAGAAAATTCAGATTTTGACCATTTGAAGGAAATTTGTCAGCCAGTCAAAAATCGGGGCACTCCTAACCTTTCTTTGAATTCTTTTAAGGCTAACAATGATGCTTCTATCCCTATGTCTTCTTGTATTCCTTTTCCTCGTAGGTTCATGAACTCAAAGAAGGAGCAACATGAGAAAGACATCTTGGAAACCTTTCGGAAAGTCCAAGTGAACATCCCTCTTTTGGATGCCATCAAACAAGTGCCCAAATACGCTAAGTTTCTCAAGGAGTTGTGTATCAACAAGAGGAGGTATAAAGATAAGGAAACCGTGGCTCTTAGTGAGGAAGTCTCCGCGGTACTTTTGAGAAAATTGCCTCCTAAGCTAAAGGATCCTGGAAGATTCACGATCCCTTGCACAATTGGGGAACGCAGGTTTGAAAAAGCTTTACTTGATTTAGGAGCTTCTATTAATCTAATGCCCTATACTATGTATGAAACTCTTAAGTTAGGTGAGCTCAAGGATACTCAGGTCACCATTCAACTAGCGGATCGTTCTATAGCCCATCCTAAGGGCATAGTTGAAGATGTCTTGGTGCAAGCGGGAGAGTTGATCTTTCCAGCGGATTTCTTTGTCTTGGAGATGGAGCTTGAGCCTATGCCATACGACCTTCCTCTCATTCTTGGTCGCCTATTCATGAGAACTGCACGAACAAAGATTGATGTCTATGAGGGGACCTTAACGATGGAATTTGATGGCGACATTATATGCTTCAATATCTTTGAGGCCATGAGGTATCCGAATGATGTTCATACTTGTTTTTCCATTGATGCCTTTGATTATCTTGTACAGGATACCTTTAATGCAAGTGTGGGGGAGGATAAACTCAAGAGCACATTAGAATTGGGATTGGAGCAAAATGATTTTCAACTAGTCAAAGGTGGTACTTCAACTTGA
- the LOC112182620 gene encoding NADPH:quinone oxidoreductase, whose translation MCVCTVAIETSKAIEGVQIEYVDIKLLPLLNTDLESEGRFPPAVEAFRQKIREADSILFASPEYNYSIAAPLKNAIDWASRPPNVWADNAAAIVSAGGDFGGGRSQYHLRQVGVFLDLHFINKPEFFLNAFQPPAKFDSDGNLIDEQSKETLKKVLVSLQAFTLRLKGK comes from the exons ATGTGCGTGTGCACTGTAGCGATTGAGACAAGCAAGGCGATCGAGGGCGTCCAGATAGAGTACGTAGACATCAAACTGTTGCCGCTGCTCAACACCGATCTAGAGAGCGAGGGGCGTTTTCCACCTGCCGTCGAAGCTTTTCGTCAGAAGATTCGGGAAGCCGATAGCATCCTGTTTGCTTCTCCCGAGTACAATTACTCCATCGCCG CACCTCTAAAGAATGCAATTGACTGGGCATCCAGACCTCCAAATGTATGGGCTGATAAT GCTGCTGCAATTGTAAGTGCCGGAGGAGACTTTGGTGGTGGACGATCCCAATACCATCTTCGCCAAGTTGGGGTTTTCCTTGACCTTCATTTCATTAACAAACCTGAGTTTTTCTTGAATGCATTCCAGCCTCCAGCAAAATTCGACAGTGATGGCAACTTGATTGATGAACAGTCCAAGGAGACGTTAAAAAAAGTTCTGgtatccttgcaggcatttaCTTTGAGACTCAAAGGAAAGTGA